The Cydia strobilella chromosome 5, ilCydStro3.1, whole genome shotgun sequence region TTCAAAATTACGAAAACTTAGTAAGGGATCTGTTTTTTATGTAGTATATATAGATTAAGTTCCCTGATTTCTCGCTATATAAGGGCtggataatattatgtatttctttattattaatacattcAGTGGCGCCgtggcggatttgccctaagGCCAACTAGGCCTGGGCCTAGGGTGGCAAGACGTTAGAGGCGGCAGCAAGCAAGATGAGTGCTTAGAAAGGGGCGGCTAGCAGTTACTACAGGACCTCGGGTCTAGGGCGGCCAAACTAAACCTATATAAACCTAgctccaaactaagcaaagcttgtactatgagtATGATTACTAGGCGgcgatatacatatgtacttaaatagataaatacatacatatataggtacatatccgATCCGTGATAGCACGCGGCAACTCCTTGACGAAAGAACGCAACCTCCACATCGAGTTAGGTCTCCAGGAGGAATTCAATAAGGAGGAATAGAAGGTAGCCAGCAAGAAAAGCgtgcataaaaaaaccggccaagtgcgagtcgcactcgcgcacgaagggtttgttgtatgggagccccatttaaatatttatattattctgtttttagtatttgttgttatagcggcaacagaaatacatcatctgtgaaaatttcaactgtctagctatcacggtttatgagatacagcctggtgacagacagacggacggacagacggacagcggagtcttagtaatagggtcccgtttttatcctttgggtacggaaccctaaaaacaatcaaCCTAGGTATTGTTTGTTTAGGAGTATGTATAACACTCTGTATGTATAATAGGAGATGGTAAAGTTAGTGACAATGATTCCTATTCCCACTCAATCAATTCCTCCTGGAGACTACTGGAGAGCCAACTCGATGTGCTTACATTAAAAAGTATTAAGttacataaaatatacttaattctTCAAACcctatgtttatttataatgtaattcaaTGCTTCAGTTAACATAACATCGGtcataaatgaattttaaaccttaaataaaataactacgaGTAAAAACTATATCTCTATTATAAACGCGCGTTAAAACTTTTAATGTATCGACTCTAAATTCATTTTACTGTAATACGTCTACAAAACATTAATATGGATCTCaagatcataaaaaaaataactacactTTGTTTACCTCCAGTTTGAGGTTGTCAGATTTTGACGACATGATTTTCTAGGCGACTAGCAAGCAAGATGTAGCGCGCGGCAGTGGAAAACAATTTCACTGCAGGAAACGCGGTGTCACATTTTATTTGTTCAGCGTCTCTGTAATCTGAAGGCAAATGATTCGGGCTAAGTAAATATTACGGTTCAAATTATCAAAGAGGAGCTCAACGCGCCCATTCGAACAGAAACGACCGAAACGAAAAGTATTAAACGACGAATGCCCGACGTAACCTGAATTAATACAGGATGAGTGTGAAGATGACTTCtacaaaaaattatatgaaCGAATTGTTTGGAACACTGctggtatgtttttttttgtatttatttaaatcgtaAACGTACAATTATTTCAACGTTGAAACGTTGCGTTGATAGCTGTTTCATCGTTTTCTATAAATCCCATTTTTAGGTTTTTcaattatatctcggaaactatgcgtcttagCGATATGGCcactattacaaaattaaagtttatttagggttcttaattttatcttgatatctacatccgTGAAGCTGCtaggtttggtatcgttttcgtataaatcgggagtgctGAATTCATTGATGGTataacattgacaccattccgaagtaaaaaaaaaaccccggccaagtgcgagtcggactcgcgcaccgagggttccgtactttttagtatttgttgttatagcggcaacagaactacatcgtctgtgaaaatttcaactgtctagctatcacggttcatgagatacagcctggtgacagactgatagacggacagcggagtcttagtaatagggtcccgtttttaccctttgggtacggaacactaaaaaatataataaaaaaacttttttttaaactcctcttcacgctatAAACGCTGAGgttgaaccgatttcgttgaaatttaaCACGAAGACGAAAAAAAGGTAgctatttgtttaaagtttatatgtttttagttCGGAATGGTTTATTttaccataaataaatttggcactcccgatttatacgaaaacgataccaaacatggcctagtagtAGCAGCTTTACTaatgtcatagagtaacttatactagagcggtactgtcatagtaaattttgtaaccccagtaaattcactgccatctgtcgacacactttaaatcaaaaatggaagatttgtaaaaatacgataaaatgtatttaaatatagataaatgattttttttatttgcattaattattttgatgattttgacccatgttctttcactgatatgcgttaaaattgttaaataacaaacgaaactgtcaacgccatctatacgactttaggccaaaactagtagcgccctctgaacgagaatcaaattttcttgattttcgaggcacgttttttccttagactgtatccatctattacggagttatatctatctttgctaatgtagaagtcaagataaaattgagagccccaaataaactttcaagagacGATTTCCcaaaaactattcaagatatcgaaaaacttgactaaattaaacttgcagaaaatttaatcagctttcgttttgtGTAAGTAGTCATGTCAATGTCACTAAGACGCAGTTTCCAAGATgtgaaaaaccaaaaaatgggaccttcaacccccctctccccccggctcaagggctacggccggggagttttgatatgttcatctcctaactagcacaaacaaagttacgaagtccaAAATTGCGTTCCAAGCATTATTTCCCTTTATACCTTCTTGTTGCTTGGCctatatttaatgacatatatatTTCGGCGGCCCATCGTAAAGTtcctgtgtaatgttttgacgatagtcacattaaaccaatagataggtaggataggttcgttaggttgcttcagatgtccgaagggcaaactgtccagaaatAGAAGCCCCGCATAGCAATTTCGataatatgtatagatataaATTTAAGGCTTATATGGCAATGACTGCGTAGTCCATCTGGGTACCTACCCTTGAAATATCGAATAACATGTTGTGATGATTTTCTGTAGGCGAATCACATGATTACATTTCCATATGGGTCCTCAAAAGTAGAGCActgtaaatattgattttgttttaatgCGCAGGTACTGTCCGCATTGTCATCGACGGCGTTTGCAGTAGACTGTCATGGGAAATCTTTCCACTGCGTAAACTCCACCCACTTCATGATATGCGTGGACCTAGGGGGCGGAGTTTCACAGGCAATAGACAACTTCTACATAGCCTGCCCTCCTCCGACGGTTTGTCAGGGAACAAACCACTTTGAATGCGAGTTTCCAGCACCAACAACACCTAGCACTGTAAGAAGCAACGTCATTAGTGAAACCACACTTCCGTGGGAGGACATCGTAACTTCTTCTTCCTTGGATAACACAACGAAAGAGTTCTctgaaaattacataaatacagACAGAGCTACAACTGTAGAATACAGTGTTACTATAGAAACGACCGCGGATGTTACTACAAGAACAGCGTCgaacttttatattaataatgaattaaatgTGACAAAAATTGCACCAACTATAGTTGCAGATATTACAACGTCTCCTATAGAAACTATATCACAGACTATAAGTAAAGACCGAAGTATAACAAAAACTATATTACCAGCTGAAGGTGTTACAACTAGTGTCATAGAAACTGTAACAGAAACTACAGCCGAAACTAACAATCCAACAAAAACTGATCTAGTAATAGCTGGtgaagaaaacaataaaaaggctataaatattaatacacaAACTACAACCGAAAATAAAGTCATTACAGAAACTGTAACAGCAGAATCAGTTCCAATAACTATAGAACAAATAATACAAACGACTGTCAACCCTCTCGAGGTAGATACGTCTTACAACGAACACGGATATACATCCAATTTTGGCAAATGGGTCGTTCCATTGGTTGGTGATAATAatgcaaaacaaaaaaattatacgatGGATGCACAAAATGCTAAAGATACAACGACTCTAGATAAAGCATTTACTATTGATACAGTAGGGAACGCCCCGAGATCTGAGCACCCAACAACGATATACGAAGAAATCTTTACAAAAGACTCTATTCAAAACACTGAGATAGTAAATCTCGACATTGTAACTACAGAGGCTATACCAAGTAGTAACGTTCAACTAGGCACTACTCAAGCACCATCATTGACACTAAGTTCTGCAGACACAACAACTGTAGACGAAACATATACTATAGAAACAGTAGAGAAAGTTCCCACTTCTGAGCATCCTCCAACAATATATGAAGAAAACCTTACAAAAGACTCAACTCAAAACATTGAAACAGTAAATCTGGACATTGCAACAACAGAGGCTGTGAATATATCTTATTCAAATAGTGACGTTCAACTAGTCACGACTCAAGCACCATCATTGACACAAAGTTCTGCAGACACAACGACTCTAGATAAAGCATTTACTATTGATACAGTAGGGAACGCCCCGAGATCTGAGCAACCAACAACGATATACGAAGAAAACTTTACAAAGGATACTACTCAAAATATTGAAACAGTAAATCTCGACATTGTAACTACAGAAGCTATAAATATACCTCTTTCGAATAGTGATGATCAACAAGTCACGACTGACGCGCCATCATTGACGCAAAGTGTTACATACACAACGACTCGAGACGGAGCATTTAATATTGAAACAGTCGAGAATGCACCTAGTTCTGAGCAACCAACAACAGTAAATGaagaaaaatttataaaagactCCACTCAAAACATTGAAACAGTAAATGTTGACATTGTAACTACAGAGGCTGCGCATATAccttttttaaatggtgatgaTCAACTAGTCATGACTCAAGCACCATCATTGTCGCAAAATTTTGCAGACACAACGACTTTAGACGGAGCATTTACTGTTGAAATAGTAGAGAACGCGCCTAGTTCTGAGCAACCAACAAcagtaaataaagaaaaatttacaaaagaGTCTACTCAAAACATTGAAACAGTAAATCTGGACATTGTAACAACAGAGGCGGTGAATATACCTTTTTCATATAGTGACGTTCAACTAGTCACGACTCAAGCACCATCATTGACACAAAGTTCAGCAGACACAACGACTATAAATGGAGCATATACTATTGAAACAGTCGAAAACGCTCCAAGTTCTAAGCATCCAACTACAATATACGAAGAAAACTTTACAAAGGATACTACTCAAAATATTGAAACAGTAAATCTTGACATTGTAACTACGGAAGCTATAAATATACCTCTTTCGAATAGTGATGATCAACAAGTCACGACTGACGCGCCATCATTGACGCAAAGTGTTACATACACAACGACTCGAGACGGAGCATTTAATATTGAAACAGTCGAGAATGCACCTAGTTCTGAGCAACCAACAACAGTAAATGaagaaaaatttataaaagactCCACTCAAAACATTGAAACAGTAAATGTTGACATTGTAACTACAGAGGCTGCGCATATAccttttttaaatggtgatgaTCAACTAGTCATGACTCAAGCACCATCATTGTCGCAAAATTTTGCAGACACAACGACTCTAGACGGAGCATTTACTGTTGAAATAGTAGAGAACGCGCCTAGTTCTGAGCAACCAACAAcagtaaataaagaaaaatttacaaaagaGTCTACTCAAAACATTGAAACAGTAAATCTGGACATTGTAACAACAGAGGCGGTGAATATACCTTTTTCATATAGTGACGTTCAACTAGTCACGACTCAAGCACCATCATTGACACAAAGTTCTGCAGACACAACGACTATAAATGGAGCATATACTATTGAAACAGTCGAAAACGCTCCAAGTTCTAAGCATCCAACTACAATATACGAAGAAAACTTTACAAAGGATACTACTCAAAATATTGAAACAGTAAATCTCGACATTGTAACTACAGAAGCTATAAATATACCTCTTTCGAATAGTGATGATCAACAAGTCACGACTGACGCGCCATCATTGACGCAAAGTGTTACATACACAACGACTCGAGACGGAGCATTTAATATTGAAACAGTCGAGAATGCACCTAGTTCTGAGCAACCAACAACAGTAAATGaagaaaaatttataaaagactCCACTCAAAACATTGAAACAGTAAATGTTGACATTGTAACTACAGAGGCTGCGCATATAccttttttaaatggtgatgaTCAACTAGTCATGACTCAAGCACCATCATTGACACAAAGTTCTGCAGACACAAATCTTGATAGAGTATTTACTATTGAAACCGTCGAAAATAGTTTTATTAGTGAACAGCCAACTATGATAAATGAACAAAGCTCAATCGATCAATCAATCGATACTACTCAAAATATCGTGACAGAGAATATTATAGTTCCTAATAGCAAAGCAATAAATCGAGACATCGTGACTACAGAAACTATTTATCAGTCTTCTACAGAGATTAAAGATCAATTAGTTATGACTGAAGAATCACATGTGACAAAGATAACCGTGGATTTGCATACCAGTACTGAGCAAACAACGATGTTGCATGAAGAAAATGGGACAGTGGAAACTTATGAAAACGTGGCTAGCCAAAAAGTACCAATTGCAACTGGTTACACTCAGTCTGTAACGTTAAAGCCACAAAATCCAGAATACGTAAAGCAAGATGTAACAATGATAGCTGAAATTATAGAGAATGGTGCCATTAAGGAACAACCAATTACGACAAATGCAAAAAGCTCGACAACGGGTATTATACAAAATGTTGCAACAGATTATAACAATATTCCAACTAGACATTCAGTAAATTTTGATATAACAACGGAAGTTGTTTATACACCTACAACAATAAAAAACGACCATATAATTCAAGTTGCGTCAGAAGATTATATCTCGACTGAAGCTCAATTACTGACAGATACAAATGTAGACGAAACAAAGGTTGATGAGGCATTCATTACAGGAGTAGTAGGTAATGGTGACAGTTCaaatcaaataaatttaataaataaagaaagtgTGGCAACAGATACTACTCGAAGTATTGACTCAATCAACCTTCCGGCATGTAACGAAACCGTAAATGTAACCACAATAATTAGTAATGCTCAatctgattttgaaaataatatgaaaactgAAGGTCTATTCCTCCCATCAGAAAACATAGTATCTACGCCGGAAGTAAATGGGGGAGCCGATTTTATACCAGCAAAACCAATCAATATTGAGCAGATAATAGCGAAATTACCTGAGGAGAAACTTATTCCTAACGCTGAATTAGAAATGGCTATAGTACAAAT contains the following coding sequences:
- the LOC134741404 gene encoding mucin-3B-like encodes the protein MSVKMTSTKNYMNELFGTLLVLSALSSTAFAVDCHGKSFHCVNSTHFMICVDLGGGVSQAIDNFYIACPPPTVCQGTNHFECEFPAPTTPSTVRSNVISETTLPWEDIVTSSSLDNTTKEFSENYINTDRATTVEYSVTIETTADVTTRTASNFYINNELNVTKIAPTIVADITTSPIETISQTISKDRSITKTILPAEGVTTSVIETVTETTAETNNPTKTDLVIAGEENNKKAININTQTTTENKVITETVTAESVPITIEQIIQTTVNPLEVDTSYNEHGYTSNFGKWVVPLVGDNNAKQKNYTMDAQNAKDTTTLDKAFTIDTVGNAPRSEHPTTIYEEIFTKDSIQNTEIVNLDIVTTEAIPSSNVQLGTTQAPSLTLSSADTTTVDETYTIETVEKVPTSEHPPTIYEENLTKDSTQNIETVNLDIATTEAVNISYSNSDVQLVTTQAPSLTQSSADTTTLDKAFTIDTVGNAPRSEQPTTIYEENFTKDTTQNIETVNLDIVTTEAINIPLSNSDDQQVTTDAPSLTQSVTYTTTRDGAFNIETVENAPSSEQPTTVNEEKFIKDSTQNIETVNVDIVTTEAAHIPFLNGDDQLVMTQAPSLSQNFADTTTLDGAFTVEIVENAPSSEQPTTVNKEKFTKESTQNIETVNLDIVTTEAVNIPFSYSDVQLVTTQAPSLTQSSADTTTINGAYTIETVENAPSSKHPTTIYEENFTKDTTQNIETVNLDIVTTEAINIPLSNSDDQQVTTDAPSLTQSVTYTTTRDGAFNIETVENAPSSEQPTTVNEEKFIKDSTQNIETVNVDIVTTEAAHIPFLNGDDQLVMTQAPSLSQNFADTTTLDGAFTVEIVENAPSSEQPTTVNKEKFTKESTQNIETVNLDIVTTEAVNIPFSYSDVQLVTTQAPSLTQSSADTTTINGAYTIETVENAPSSKHPTTIYEENFTKDTTQNIETVNLDIVTTEAINIPLSNSDDQQVTTDAPSLTQSVTYTTTRDGAFNIETVENAPSSEQPTTVNEEKFIKDSTQNIETVNVDIVTTEAAHIPFLNGDDQLVMTQAPSLTQSSADTNLDRVFTIETVENSFISEQPTMINEQSSIDQSIDTTQNIVTENIIVPNSKAINRDIVTTETIYQSSTEIKDQLVMTEESHVTKITVDLHTSTEQTTMLHEENGTVETYENVASQKVPIATGYTQSVTLKPQNPEYVKQDVTMIAEIIENGAIKEQPITTNAKSSTTGIIQNVATDYNNIPTRHSVNFDITTEVVYTPTTIKNDHIIQVASEDYISTEAQLLTDTNVDETKVDEAFITGVVGNGDSSNQINLINKESVATDTTRSIDSINLPACNETVNVTTIISNAQSDFENNMKTEGLFLPSENIVSTPEVNGGADFIPAKPINIEQIIAKLPEEKLIPNAELEMAIVQITNNNYANADHDNDDFQQKNKTEFLGPKSESNDISIQTYNSQKGESKKIRVPNHAQYSKLQPSTIEGQDQTANIHWNPFDNYLIDKSFKKSELTEKSDVTNLNMERNDVNVVSSDSKFVSLQHVISALPATNPIPAEINNRKQSYNATTVTQSSDGFLITNGLPENIMNVNSESEVASLPTQEPVTLVKDHSTYLKTNTLANGGSVTLSSSKTVPTNANVADTKILYNKGHYVETIPNLFGPGSESIIDETGSNVKKIGSNANVSSDNKEIDNSKTSKEATVADTKILDNTHNIETIHNLFSTGSESTVDQTASNVREIASNADDSSDKIESENSKNSKVATVVETKLLDNIHNIEIIHNLFSSASESTVYQTGGNVREIGSNANISSDKKEFTSPKNSKDATIADTTILDNTRIIETTHTLFSPGLESTVYEIDSNVREIGSNANVFSHKTEPANPKYTDATVVHTKILDNTHNHDIIPILFSPRSEPTVDKTGSKVREIESNVNVSSDKNPKNSKGPVDLSKTNSPINLSLSISIQKPYAKTVQTLSQSVTANPISPVTKQVANEEAIPFTCVNGVRGRYSDKDHCRKFYICVGHNQPVVGNCPENTVFSDIKKLCTKNLSHCIRQNEFKCPSAGRFSDFMKDNVYYICVNHKNHLYRFKFQCQEGYIFNKTTVNCIEEIESNESVSITSSDNISQMGSTSTASTSNNISSDDSSSKTDDVSTTKNTNEAEETPEKSEGNEDDDEDEVFECKKEGKFPIRNECRRFYLCKKKRKSEYRRKIKKCGSDRVFHKDKKKCVDADSYEC